The stretch of DNA TGATGTGACGTCTATAGTGTGAAAATAAATCAATAACACTTTAAAATAGATATATTATGTCAAAACAAATTAAGGACGTTGTAAAAAAAGCTTATACAGATGTTATAAGTGCAGGTTCAGGATGTGGTTGTGGGCCTACATGTGGCACACCAGATTTAGATTGGACACTAAGCGAAAGCTATGATTCGGTAAATGGATACGAAGCTGAAGCTGATTATGGATTGGGCTGTGGAATCCCAACAGAATACGCAAACATAAATGAAGGAGATACTGTTCTTGACTTAGGTTCTGGAGCTGGCAATGATGTTTTTATTGCAAGACGTATAGTTGGAGAAAAAGGTCATGTTATAGGTGTAGATATGACAGAAGCCATGATAGAAAAAGCCAATGAAAATAAACAAAAATTAGGTTATGATAACGTGGATTTTGTATTAGGTGAAATAGAAAATATTCCTCTCAAGGATAATTCTATCGATATTTCAATAAGTAACTGTGTGCTAAATTTAGTTCCAGATAAAAAGAAAGCCTATCAAGAAGTACATCGTGTTTTAAAACCTGGTGGCCATTTTAGTATGTCTGACATTGTACTAAGAGGTGATTTACCAAAAGGTATTATGCAAGCAGCCGAAATGTATGCAGGTTGTATATCTGGTGCTTTACAAAAAGAGGAATATTTAGAAGCAATAAAAAGTGCAGGTTTTAAAAATGTTACTATTACTAAAGAACGTGAAGTTAATTTGCCAGACGATATTTTACTACAATTCGTTTGTTGTCCTGAAGAATTAGAGAAATTTAAAGCAAGCAATAATGCTATTTTTAGCCTAGGTGTTTATGCTGAAAAGTAAACCTTATAAATAATGATTAATAGCGATTTAGCCTTACAAGTTTGTAAGGCTATTTTTTTTTGCGTCTTTTTTTTACTAGTACGTCTATAAAGGGAAATAAACTAGATACTATGAGTCAATTTGATATATTACATACAGTAGAAAATAATTTTGCAAAAAGCAATCCAAACTATTTAAAATCTATGTTTGGCACTACAGATGTTATGCCTTTATGGATAGCAGATATGGATTTTGAAATAGCAAAACCTATACAAGAAGCTTTGCAGAAATTGGTAACTAGAAATATATATGCTTATGAATTTAATACTGGAGATGTTTTTAAAGCCATTTCGGATTGGAATTATAAACGTCATCAGTTACAATTAAATCCTAAATCATTTGTGCAAGTTTCTGGAGTACTTACTGGAATAGGTGTATTAATTAGAGACCTATCTGAAAAAGGAGATGGTATTATGGTACAAACACCCGTTTATCATCAGTTTTTTAAAGTTATTGAATCAGCAGGAAGAAAAGTAGTTAGTAATAAATTAAAAGTTGTTGATGGTTACTATCAAATGGATTTTGAAGATATGGAACGAAAGCTTAAAACTTTGAATATTAAAGTAATCTTACTTTGTAATCCACACAATCCTGTTGGTCGTGTATGGACAAAAGAAGAATTACAAAAACTAGTCGCTATTGCTAATACATACAATGTAACAATTATTAGTGATGAAATTCATTCAGATATTGTGTATTCTAAATCACAATTTAATAGTATAGCTTCACTAGAGAATAGTGAAAATCATATTGCTGTTATTGGCTCGCCTGCTAAAACATTTGGTATGCAAAGTATTTCCAATGGGTATTTATACATACAAAATGAAAAAATTCATAAGCAAGTTAAAAGCACAGTTGGGTCCTTGTATTTAGATCATGGTAGTATACATTCTGCTAATGCTACGATAGCGGCTTATACAAAAGGAGAAGAATGGCTGAACGATTTATTAGCTTATTTAGAAAAAACAATAAATTGGATAACCGATTTCGTTGAAAGAGAAATACCTCAAATTATATTATATAAGCCAGAAGGAACGTATCAAATCTGGTTAGATTTTAGCAAATTGAATTTATCTGATGATGCTCTAAAGCATTTAGTTGTTAATCAAGCTAAATTAGCCTTAACTCCTGGAGACTGGTTTGAAGGAAGTCATACTCAGTTTATGCGACTGAATTTTGCTTCTCCGTTAGAAAAAATTCAGCAAGCATTTTATCAACTAAAAAAAGCAGTAGATGATGGTGTGGATTGTTCTTTTAATGAAGGAGAACAAGCAAACAACTGTTGTTCTTGTTAAACCATATATTAAAAACAATCTCATGAAGTTTTGGCTAGAATAATAGGAGAGAGGAACGTGATATTTTATAGGAGTGGTACATAATCTTAATAGTTTCAATCTCGAAAAGAATTTCAAAGCATTAGTGATTATTTAAAATTTAGAGGCCTTTCGGCTAAGTTTCACTAGCTAGCTACAATACATAATATATTCTGTTTTTTGATAATGCTCAAGGTGATACCCAATTGACTTAGGAGTATAAGTGATTTAATTTCAAGTTGTTATTAATCGAATACAGATTATAAGTCTAAAAGATATTCCGAGTCCCTGTAAAATTCTGTCTAAACTCAGAAGGCGTACAATTTTGTCTTTTTTTAAACATCCTATTGAAATTAGAAATGTTATTAAACCCACATTTATAGCAAATTTCAGAAATACTATCGTTTGTTTCGATTAGTTTTCTGGTAGCAAAGCCTAAACGTAAATCGTTTACAAAATCTATAAATGTTTTCCCAGTGCGTTGTTTAATAAGCCTGCTAAAAGATATGGTGGTCATATTTATGATAGAAGCAGCGTCTTGTACTTTAATTTTTGTATGATAATTTTCTTTAACGTAGTTGTAAACCTTTTCTATACGTTTACTATTATGAAAGTCATTCTGATCTTCAAAGGAGATATTGGTCAACATTTTCTTGTTTCGGGAAATAGCCAGATCATAAAGTAATGACTGAAAATCTAAAAAATTATCAAAACCATTTTTCTTGCTAATTAGAGTCAGCTTCTTTTCAATATTTCTGGCAGTTTCATCAGAAAATAAAATCCCATGATTAGCAGATTTGAATAATTCTCTAATAGGTTTGAAAACATTTTTCATGAGCATGTCGTCATCAAATAAATACCTGGGGAACTGAATCGTGATTTCGTGCAATTCTTTAGTCGTGTCATTTTTATAATTTTCCCAACCATGGTATATATTAGGACCAATCATAACGAGCTCATAATCTTCTATTTCACCTATATGATCACCAACAACTCTTTTTCCGCCTTTAGCATTGCGAATAAAGTTAATTTCAAATTCAGGATGGAAATGAATCGGGAAGTCAAAATCATGTCGCTTTCTATCAAATATTAAAAAGCAATCAGTTTCTTTAAGTGGGGTAATTTCTCTATGGATGTCCATGAATAAGTTATAAATGCTCTAAAACATAAGATTAAATGTTGTAATAGTATTATGTTTTAATTATTAAATGATGTTTTTTTATTTAATTATTAATATGCTTACTTTTGCATATAATAGTTTTTAAATCAGTTACTTATAATGTTTGTTGAATGTTTTTGATGTTCAAATATAATAAATAATGTTTATAAATTACTACATGAATGATTAAAAAGTATCATTTATTGATAAAAAAGCATTTGTTATAGGTCGAGTCTTGTTATAGTTTTGGATAATGTTTTTTCACTAAACGATTATAAACAAATTATTAACTAATTTTTATTAAAATGAGGGTTCATTTTATTTATTTAAAGTAAATCTGAAAAACTAAACTAAGAACTAATTATGAAAAAAAATCTCCGATCAATTTTAATGATTTTATTTCTTGTCTCCTGTTGGACAACTTATGGACAGGACAAGACAATTAACGGTATAGTTACCGACAAGTATGATCAACCTTTACCAGGAGCGAGTGTTCTTGTGAAAGGGACCACAAATGGAGCGCAGACTGATTTTGATGGCAAATTTACATTAACAACTAACGGCAATACAATCTTGATTGTTTCTTACCTTGGATTTGTAACTAAAGAGGTTAGTGTTGACAGACAAACTCAAATTACTATTAAATTAGAAGAAGATATTTCTAATTTAGATCAAGTGGTCGTTGTAGGTTACGGGGCTGTAAAGAAAAGTGATCTAACGGGGTCTGTGTCCTCAGTAAAGGCAGAAGATATCAATGCTGTACCAGTAAGTTCACTAGATCAGGCACTTCAAGGGAGAGCAAGTGGTGTTAGTGTGGTGCAAAACAGTGGTATTCCAGGAGCACCTACTACGATTCGTATTAGAGGAACAAACTCTATACAAGGTGGTAATAAGCCTTTAGTTATTGTAGATGGATTCCCTGTTGTTGGCGGTTTAGATGGTATAAACCCAGCCGATGTTGAAAATATTGAAATCTTAAAAGATGCATCTTCAACGGCCATATATGGTGCCAGAGGTACTAATGGTGTTATTATAGTAACGACTAAGAAAGGAAAAGAAGGAAAATTTAGTGTTGATTTCGATTCTTATTATGGTATTCAGGAACAGTCAGAAAAAATAGACCTGTTAAATGCACAACAGTTTATAGAAATAGCAAATAAAAGAGCAGTAAATGATGGTGAGGCTACATTGTTTTTTCCAGACCCTTCAGCTATTACAGCAGATACGGATTGGATAGGTGAATTATTTGATGCATCACCAGTTCAAAGTCATACTGTAACATTTACAGCGGGAAATGATCGTGTTAAAACATCACAATCGTTTAATTATTTTAACCAGGATGGTATTCTTAAGAATAGTGGTTTTGAAAGAGCGACATTACGAAATAATACAGAAGCTAAAATGAATGATTGGTTGACAATCTCAAATAGTTTGATTTTATCACGTTCAGATAGACAGTTTAGTGGTGACGGTGGAAATCGTGCAGTTATTGAAGCGCATTTAGCGCCTCCAACAGTACCTGTTTATGATGAAAATGGTGATTATAGTGTGGTTAACGCGTATCCGTTTTCACCTGGAGCTTTAGATAACCCAATGAAATGGATTAACGAATATGATGATGAAATTCTTAGTACAAGAATTTTCGATAACTTTTATGGTTTATTTACTATAACACCACATTTAACGTTTAAATCTTCCATAGGTGTTGATTATACGACTAGACATACTAGCAGGTATTTATCGAGACTTCTTTTAGATGGTGCGCCCGGAGGTAAAGCGTTTAGAGGGGCTTCAGAGAGCTATTCTCTTTTGAATGAAAATATATTAAATTATAATAAAGAATTTGGAGACCATAAAGTGGATGCGATTCTTGGTTATAACTGGCAAACTTTTAAAAGTACATTTATATCTGCTGCTTCATATGATTTTGTTACAGACTTATTAGGCTCAGAGGTTTTACAAGACGGTTCTAGTCCGCAACCATCAAGTTCTGGCGGTAGTGAATGGGGTATTGCATCCGTATTAGGGCGAATTAATTATTCCTATAAAGACAAGTATTTATTCACCGTTACAGCACGTTCAGATTGGTCGTCTCGTTTTGCTAAAGGTAATCAGAGAGCAACCTTTCCTTCTGCGGCTTTTGCCTGGAAAGTTTCTAAAGAAGACTTTATGGATAATGCAGACTGGGTCTCTAATTTAAAGTTTAGAGCAAGTTGGGGTAAAACAGGTAACCAAGCCGTAAGTCCATTCCAAACGTGGGCCAAAGTAGGGTCTACTTTAGCTGTATTAGGTGGAGAACTTGGTGTAGGTTTTGTACCGGGAACACCAGCAAATCCAAATTTAAAATGGGAAACGACAGACCAGTTTGATATTGGAGTAGATTTTGGAATCTTAAAAAACCGTGTTCGATTTACGTTTGATTATTACTATAAGAAAACGACAGATTTGTTAGCACGCGTAGATCTACCTTCATCGGTTGGGTTTAATTCTATTACTCAGAATATTGGAGAAATGGAAAATAAAGGTATCGAGTTTAATGTGGATGCTAATATTGCAAATAATGAAGATTTTAGCTGGGATACAACATTTCAGATCTCAAGAAATAGAAATGAAATCACAAAGTTGGCCAGAGGTGCAGATGTTTTCCCTCCAAGGGTAAACAATTTAATATCTTCTTTTCATATTTTAAGAGAAGGGTTGCCGATTTCTATGTTTTACGGTTTTGTTAATGATGGTTATGATGCTAATGGTCAAAATCAATATTTAGATTTTGCAAGCACAGATAGTAATGGAGATATCGTTATGGAGCCAGACGGTCAAATTACTGATGCTGATCAACGCGTTATTGGTAACCCGCATCCAGATTATACGTTTGGATTTGGTAATACTTTTAAATACAAGAACTTTACTTTAAACGTATTTTTAGAAGGTGCGCAAGGTTTTGATCTTGTTTGGGGTACTAAATTTCAATTGAGAAATTCATTTTTCAGAGGAGGAAATCAGTTGACAGACGTTTTAAACCATTGGACACCAACAAACACAAACCCATCAAGTCCAGTGATATCATCTAATAATTTATTTAGAGGATCTACTGAATTTATTGAAGATGGCTCTTATATTAAAATAAGAACGATTAATCTGGCATATAATATTCCAACAGATAAAGTGTCTTGGTTAAATAATGCACAAGTTTACGTTAATGCACAAAATATGTTCACGTTTACAAAATATTCAGGATATGATCCTGAGGTTAGTGGCTATGCAGATGGTGATTTGCGTTTGGGTGTAGATAATAACGTGTACCCAAGTACCAAAGTTATTTCAATGGGGTTAAGATTGGGCATATAATTTTAAAAAAAAAGAGAAATGAAAACAAAATATATATTAATACTACTTGGTTTCTCCTTAGTGTTGTCGTCTTGTGAAGATGTATATACCGAAGAACCAAACACATTTTTATCTCCTGATGATTTAAATTCAGAGGAGGGCGCTTTAGCTTTACTAAAAGGCGCTTACGCAGGGTTACAATTACGTAGCTACTACCAACAAGATTTCGTTATGCAAGCAGAGATGCGAAGCGAATATATGAATGGTAGAGGAAGTTATTTACCAGTGGGGCGTTATGATCTTGATTCAAGGAATATTGGAAGAATTAACGATGCCTGGGATGCGATGTTCAATGCGGTTAATAGAGCCAATACGGTCATTGCATCAGTACCAAATTTAGATATTAACGAATCGATTAAAGCACAGTTTTTAGCTGAAGCAAAAGCACTAAGAGGTTTACATTATTTTAATATTGTCCGGTCCTGGGGAGGTGTACCTATGCGCTTAGAACCGATATCTGGTTTAGATGGTATTGGAAAAGCAAAATCTAGCGTTAGCGAAATTTACACACAAATAGAGCAGGATCTAAACGATGCTATAAACTCTAATGCACTACCAGATAGCTATTCAAGTTCAGACAGAGGTAGAATAAGTATTTATGCAACAAGAACTATTTTGGCGCATGTATATTTAACACAAGGTAAATATGCTGAAAGTGCAGCACTTACAAAAGGAATTATCGATTCTGGTAACTTTCAACTAGAGCCAAATTTAGAGACTGTGTTTTCTCCAGAACCTGGCGCTACACATTCAGGCGAAATATTATCCATTACCTGGATTAGAAATGGAGCTGAAGGTATGAGGCTATTGAGCTTTATGCATAACATTGCATTAGGCTATTCATCTGCCGGTTGGAGAGTCTGTTTAAGAAATTTAGATGCTCCAATTATTAATGAAGATTGGGATGTTGCAGATACCAGAAAGAACTTTAATTTATATAACACACCAGAAGAAGTGGCTGTATTATCAGCTGCGGTACCTGGATTGTTTAAAAAGTATATTGATAGAAATGGAGCAGGACAGAATGCACATGGTAACGACCAGCCAATTTATCGTTATGCAGATGTGTTAACCATGTTTGCCTGGG from Flavivirga spongiicola encodes:
- the arsM gene encoding arsenite methyltransferase, giving the protein MSKQIKDVVKKAYTDVISAGSGCGCGPTCGTPDLDWTLSESYDSVNGYEAEADYGLGCGIPTEYANINEGDTVLDLGSGAGNDVFIARRIVGEKGHVIGVDMTEAMIEKANENKQKLGYDNVDFVLGEIENIPLKDNSIDISISNCVLNLVPDKKKAYQEVHRVLKPGGHFSMSDIVLRGDLPKGIMQAAEMYAGCISGALQKEEYLEAIKSAGFKNVTITKEREVNLPDDILLQFVCCPEELEKFKASNNAIFSLGVYAEK
- a CDS encoding MalY/PatB family protein, with translation MSQFDILHTVENNFAKSNPNYLKSMFGTTDVMPLWIADMDFEIAKPIQEALQKLVTRNIYAYEFNTGDVFKAISDWNYKRHQLQLNPKSFVQVSGVLTGIGVLIRDLSEKGDGIMVQTPVYHQFFKVIESAGRKVVSNKLKVVDGYYQMDFEDMERKLKTLNIKVILLCNPHNPVGRVWTKEELQKLVAIANTYNVTIISDEIHSDIVYSKSQFNSIASLENSENHIAVIGSPAKTFGMQSISNGYLYIQNEKIHKQVKSTVGSLYLDHGSIHSANATIAAYTKGEEWLNDLLAYLEKTINWITDFVEREIPQIILYKPEGTYQIWLDFSKLNLSDDALKHLVVNQAKLALTPGDWFEGSHTQFMRLNFASPLEKIQQAFYQLKKAVDDGVDCSFNEGEQANNCCSC
- a CDS encoding AraC family transcriptional regulator, with translation MDIHREITPLKETDCFLIFDRKRHDFDFPIHFHPEFEINFIRNAKGGKRVVGDHIGEIEDYELVMIGPNIYHGWENYKNDTTKELHEITIQFPRYLFDDDMLMKNVFKPIRELFKSANHGILFSDETARNIEKKLTLISKKNGFDNFLDFQSLLYDLAISRNKKMLTNISFEDQNDFHNSKRIEKVYNYVKENYHTKIKVQDAASIINMTTISFSRLIKQRTGKTFIDFVNDLRLGFATRKLIETNDSISEICYKCGFNNISNFNRMFKKRQNCTPSEFRQNFTGTRNIF
- a CDS encoding SusC/RagA family TonB-linked outer membrane protein, whose translation is MKKNLRSILMILFLVSCWTTYGQDKTINGIVTDKYDQPLPGASVLVKGTTNGAQTDFDGKFTLTTNGNTILIVSYLGFVTKEVSVDRQTQITIKLEEDISNLDQVVVVGYGAVKKSDLTGSVSSVKAEDINAVPVSSLDQALQGRASGVSVVQNSGIPGAPTTIRIRGTNSIQGGNKPLVIVDGFPVVGGLDGINPADVENIEILKDASSTAIYGARGTNGVIIVTTKKGKEGKFSVDFDSYYGIQEQSEKIDLLNAQQFIEIANKRAVNDGEATLFFPDPSAITADTDWIGELFDASPVQSHTVTFTAGNDRVKTSQSFNYFNQDGILKNSGFERATLRNNTEAKMNDWLTISNSLILSRSDRQFSGDGGNRAVIEAHLAPPTVPVYDENGDYSVVNAYPFSPGALDNPMKWINEYDDEILSTRIFDNFYGLFTITPHLTFKSSIGVDYTTRHTSRYLSRLLLDGAPGGKAFRGASESYSLLNENILNYNKEFGDHKVDAILGYNWQTFKSTFISAASYDFVTDLLGSEVLQDGSSPQPSSSGGSEWGIASVLGRINYSYKDKYLFTVTARSDWSSRFAKGNQRATFPSAAFAWKVSKEDFMDNADWVSNLKFRASWGKTGNQAVSPFQTWAKVGSTLAVLGGELGVGFVPGTPANPNLKWETTDQFDIGVDFGILKNRVRFTFDYYYKKTTDLLARVDLPSSVGFNSITQNIGEMENKGIEFNVDANIANNEDFSWDTTFQISRNRNEITKLARGADVFPPRVNNLISSFHILREGLPISMFYGFVNDGYDANGQNQYLDFASTDSNGDIVMEPDGQITDADQRVIGNPHPDYTFGFGNTFKYKNFTLNVFLEGAQGFDLVWGTKFQLRNSFFRGGNQLTDVLNHWTPTNTNPSSPVISSNNLFRGSTEFIEDGSYIKIRTINLAYNIPTDKVSWLNNAQVYVNAQNMFTFTKYSGYDPEVSGYADGDLRLGVDNNVYPSTKVISMGLRLGI
- a CDS encoding RagB/SusD family nutrient uptake outer membrane protein, whose product is MKTKYILILLGFSLVLSSCEDVYTEEPNTFLSPDDLNSEEGALALLKGAYAGLQLRSYYQQDFVMQAEMRSEYMNGRGSYLPVGRYDLDSRNIGRINDAWDAMFNAVNRANTVIASVPNLDINESIKAQFLAEAKALRGLHYFNIVRSWGGVPMRLEPISGLDGIGKAKSSVSEIYTQIEQDLNDAINSNALPDSYSSSDRGRISIYATRTILAHVYLTQGKYAESAALTKGIIDSGNFQLEPNLETVFSPEPGATHSGEILSITWIRNGAEGMRLLSFMHNIALGYSSAGWRVCLRNLDAPIINEDWDVADTRKNFNLYNTPEEVAVLSAAVPGLFKKYIDRNGAGQNAHGNDQPIYRYADVLTMFAWADAMANGGPTADAYEALNQVRRRGYGVAITTPDAGVDYAGLNEEEFVDAVWNERAWEFVMEGKRWYDLKLMPKEKAVGIITAAGEDEFFNDTDWLYPIPRQEIDNNDELTNADQNPGY